The proteins below come from a single Carnobacterium divergens DSM 20623 genomic window:
- a CDS encoding lipase family protein — translation MPTDNEYNYLADKAYAVDSKREKENARIPVKKGSILEVTDKDNKIINSYEVLKVKDNVENGMQAMAVAPIKNGKPDTSQVVIAFAGTNADDGLDILTDTQTVGLNKDTLTTSVEVPSNSSKTETHKKIVDAQSVTALQFADEIRKKYPNASISTTGHSLGEYLALLVAAENKWLNVGFNGPDPYGILSNEAKEWVKNNPGWLTNFRNRGDAIGNLMGNGTGAEIKISLAMGLNPLKGAFHNLSTWKFDDKGRLIIPKNDYNKKAIQQESERQLMQQFVMGMVVLQELKAKFQASGGGLSTNEKIYLEDSQALAVVQLASSEFELAMTNTIKIYQEGMLDLEKLWQKCVSKARNGASDLSHGEIMEMLNSVDCTESKMVTLPNEEFREKIAKAKQMREKFTRLVSEIKSKIAELVQRDQELARQLE, via the coding sequence ATGCCAACAGATAATGAGTATAATTATTTAGCTGACAAAGCCTACGCAGTTGATTCTAAAAGAGAGAAAGAAAATGCTCGTATTCCAGTTAAAAAAGGTTCTATTTTGGAGGTTACTGATAAAGATAATAAAATTATAAATAGTTATGAGGTTCTAAAAGTAAAAGACAACGTAGAAAACGGAATGCAAGCCATGGCAGTCGCCCCCATTAAAAATGGAAAACCAGACACCTCTCAAGTAGTGATTGCATTTGCTGGAACGAATGCTGATGATGGATTAGATATCCTTACAGATACGCAAACGGTAGGATTAAACAAGGATACTTTAACTACATCAGTGGAAGTGCCCTCTAATTCAAGTAAGACTGAGACTCATAAAAAAATTGTAGATGCTCAATCTGTTACCGCTCTCCAATTTGCGGATGAAATCAGAAAAAAATACCCCAACGCCAGTATCTCTACAACTGGTCATTCTTTAGGAGAATATCTGGCGTTACTGGTAGCTGCTGAAAATAAATGGCTAAATGTTGGGTTTAATGGTCCAGATCCGTATGGAATTTTGAGTAACGAAGCAAAAGAATGGGTAAAAAATAATCCAGGTTGGTTAACGAATTTTCGTAACCGTGGGGATGCCATTGGAAATCTTATGGGAAATGGTACTGGGGCAGAGATTAAAATCAGTTTAGCGATGGGGTTAAATCCTCTTAAAGGAGCGTTTCATAATTTGTCTACATGGAAATTTGATGACAAAGGACGCTTGATTATTCCTAAGAACGACTATAATAAAAAAGCAATTCAACAAGAAAGCGAACGTCAATTGATGCAACAATTCGTTATGGGAATGGTTGTTTTACAAGAATTAAAAGCTAAATTTCAAGCAAGTGGTGGAGGGCTATCCACAAATGAAAAAATATACTTAGAAGACAGTCAAGCTTTGGCAGTTGTTCAATTAGCTTCATCAGAGTTTGAATTGGCAATGACCAATACGATAAAAATTTATCAAGAGGGTATGTTAGACTTAGAAAAATTGTGGCAAAAATGTGTGTCAAAGGCTCGAAATGGAGCATCAGATTTGAGTCATGGAGAAATCATGGAGATGCTAAATTCAGTAGATTGTACCGAGTCCAAGATGGTGACTCTTCCAAATGAAGAATTTAGAGAAAAAATTGCGAAGGCGAAACAAATGAGAGAAAAATTTACGCGTCTTGTATCAGAAATTAAGTCTAAAATAGCTGAGTTGGTTCAGAGAGACCAAGAACTAGCTCGTCAATTAGAGTAG
- a CDS encoding 5-methylcytosine restriction system specificity protein McrC, whose amino-acid sequence MRIQDNNSYSKSEFKKTYPKISAKLIDKTLSVLSNESNILIFPSDFSVIDDLESNSKIIETINEELKFQNIAGFIGCGGENLEIHSRFSQNKDDYFLHYMLQKVLNINVVDLNTNLSMEEQIYQFLIYAFPQYLNTAMRKGIFKQYCRIEYNNINVKGNIDIARHIKRNIPFTGKVAYSSREYTQDNDLMQLVRHTIEYIRLSTKNGQLILNSSELMKQNISSIIFATPSFNLGNKRKVINANRNTPLRHAYYTEYRLLQQLCLLILTYRHHDLGGGAQNIHGILFDVSWLWEEYVNTILKDYFVHPRNKKSKDGISIFSDRTRTVYPDFYNNELGSVIDAKYKKLEFTSKGISREDLYQIIGYSYILKSKTAGVVYPSVEKTKYNEIGRLSGYGALIFKQSIQIPQQVDSYKAFITLMNESENKFKEQWNI is encoded by the coding sequence ATGAGGATCCAAGATAATAATAGTTATTCAAAATCTGAATTTAAAAAGACATATCCTAAAATTTCAGCTAAACTAATAGATAAGACTTTATCAGTATTATCAAATGAGAGTAATATTCTTATTTTTCCTAGTGATTTTTCTGTGATAGATGATTTAGAAAGTAATTCAAAAATTATTGAAACGATAAATGAGGAATTAAAATTTCAAAATATTGCAGGTTTTATTGGTTGTGGGGGCGAAAATTTAGAAATACATTCACGATTTTCTCAAAATAAAGATGATTATTTTTTACACTATATGTTACAAAAAGTTTTAAATATCAATGTAGTTGATTTAAATACTAATTTATCTATGGAAGAGCAAATATATCAATTCTTAATTTATGCATTTCCTCAATATTTAAATACAGCTATGAGAAAAGGTATTTTTAAACAATATTGTAGAATAGAATACAATAATATCAATGTTAAAGGAAATATTGATATTGCTAGACATATTAAAAGAAATATACCTTTTACAGGTAAAGTAGCTTATTCATCTCGAGAATATACTCAGGATAACGACTTGATGCAACTAGTGCGGCATACAATAGAATATATTCGTCTATCAACAAAAAATGGCCAACTTATCTTAAATTCATCAGAGCTTATGAAACAAAATATTTCCTCGATTATATTTGCAACTCCATCGTTTAATTTAGGTAACAAGAGAAAAGTGATTAATGCCAACAGAAATACTCCGCTAAGACATGCTTACTATACTGAATATCGCTTACTTCAACAGTTATGCTTGTTGATATTAACTTATAGACATCATGATTTAGGGGGAGGAGCCCAGAATATTCATGGTATATTATTCGATGTTTCCTGGCTTTGGGAAGAATATGTAAATACGATTCTTAAAGATTATTTCGTTCATCCTAGAAATAAAAAATCGAAGGATGGTATATCAATATTTTCTGATAGAACAAGAACCGTTTATCCCGATTTCTATAACAATGAACTAGGTAGTGTTATTGATGCAAAATATAAAAAACTTGAATTTACTTCAAAAGGAATTAGTCGTGAAGATTTGTATCAAATTATAGGTTATTCATATATATTAAAATCAAAAACAGCTGGTGTAGTCTATCCTAGTGTTGAGAAAACAAAATACAACGAAATTGGTAGATTATCAGGATACGGAGCTTTGATATTTAAGCAGTCTATTCAAATTCCACAGCAAGTTGATAGTTATAAAGCATTTATAACCTTGATGAACGAGTCAGAAAATAAATTCAAAGAGCAATGGAATATTTAA